One genomic region from Candidatus Thermoplasmatota archaeon encodes:
- a CDS encoding DUF1405 domain-containing protein, producing the protein MPSPFAASLSSLLEWLGGFRRERGWILILLVANLLGVAYGFYYYGRQFVLTPPYLWPLVPDSPLAVLLIVAALLLALAGRQNRWIDAFAFVANVKVGLWTAFVLLYYGPEFRIFDEPLLNLNFYLFWLHLGMAAEAFVLVRGMRHLRWGWLAVAGWFAFSDAMDYGFPGFEYAGCVGTRPITVPCRDFDVLIPVTIALTAASLALAWWMARRYGVAGNPSRSRLQEPLTSLGR; encoded by the coding sequence GTGCCCAGCCCATTTGCGGCCTCTTTATCAAGCCTACTTGAATGGCTTGGCGGCTTTCGCCGCGAGCGCGGCTGGATCCTTATCCTCCTCGTCGCGAACCTGCTGGGCGTCGCCTACGGATTCTACTATTACGGGCGTCAGTTTGTCCTTACGCCACCATACTTGTGGCCGCTGGTTCCCGATAGCCCGCTTGCCGTCCTGCTGATCGTCGCCGCTCTCCTCCTGGCGCTAGCAGGTCGCCAGAACCGCTGGATCGACGCGTTCGCGTTTGTCGCAAACGTCAAGGTGGGCCTCTGGACGGCCTTCGTGCTCTTGTATTACGGGCCCGAATTCCGCATCTTCGACGAGCCCCTCCTCAATCTCAACTTCTACCTCTTCTGGCTGCATCTTGGCATGGCCGCCGAGGCGTTCGTACTCGTGCGAGGAATGAGGCACCTTCGGTGGGGCTGGCTTGCCGTCGCCGGCTGGTTTGCGTTCTCGGACGCCATGGACTACGGTTTCCCAGGTTTCGAATACGCGGGCTGCGTCGGGACACGTCCCATCACGGTCCCGTGCCGGGACTTCGACGTGCTCATCCCGGTCACGATTGCGCTCACCGCCGCCTCGCTTGCGCTGGCTTGGTGGATGGCACGACGGTACGGAGTTGCCGGGAACCCCTCGCGGTCGCGTCTGCAAGAACCTTTAACCTCCCTCGGTCGATAG